From the Lysobacterales bacterium genome, one window contains:
- a CDS encoding MtrB/PioB family decaheme-associated outer membrane protein has protein sequence MTTRASHGIPTHRMLHAAILLSLSTLAWAQDSSDPGDEFSLEEPTTPAPDPQLLRDLTEVASWLEVGLLYVDDDSFRFGRYRGLEDRGGYGVLNLDWYRRAAYDAEDPSYVRVRGRNLGLSTRTASVEFGRQGDYRVRLDYAQLPTTRSDTGSTVFDGVGSTQLTLPANWVGAQNTAGMSQLLPNLDSLELRSERKRIGVGLEYELARGWGIDTHVRHEHKDGIKSLGAVIGNSGGNPRAVILPEPIDYDTREADVTLSYADDHRQLEFKYLVSLFDDGNASLIWQNPYTAINGWNAAAGFPTGEGQMALPPDNQFHQFSITGGYSFANDVRASGNVAVGRMTQDDPFLPYTVNPVLAASITQPLPRDSLDGKIDTTVASLRIGGRPITALSWNASVNFDDRDNQTPRDEYVYIGGDSTTQNVSATSSNRRFNEPYSYQSTKLKLDGAWHAGRTTNVNAALTRSETERTYSERESADETAFSINLRHAVADWFSGALRFERADRSGSTYHGNEPFLSGYAPGYTSTVPGQFENPPGLRRFFLADRVRDRIGANLSFTPHEQWNISLDASTIEDDYDQSELGVTSARNSVYTVDVAYVPSATWSIYAFHSREKMDLDQNGVSIGGGTRVGDADNPNRAWSAFHRDAVHSNGAGTHWTVVDRKFDVGADYLHLKSRNAISLTTGSLLTSAPLPINHTHLSSLSVYGKYHMNTDWDLQARLWQEQFRASDFALDGIEANQLANVILLGEQSPNYKVNVVTLMFAYRF, from the coding sequence ATGACCACTCGCGCTTCGCACGGAATACCGACGCACCGCATGTTGCATGCGGCGATCCTGTTGTCGTTGTCGACCTTGGCCTGGGCCCAGGACAGCAGCGACCCGGGCGACGAATTCAGTCTTGAGGAACCGACCACGCCAGCGCCCGACCCGCAGTTGTTGCGCGATCTGACCGAGGTCGCGAGTTGGCTCGAAGTCGGCCTGCTCTATGTCGACGATGATTCGTTCCGCTTCGGCCGCTATCGCGGTCTCGAGGACCGCGGCGGTTACGGCGTGCTGAATCTCGACTGGTACCGACGCGCCGCCTACGACGCCGAAGACCCGAGCTATGTTCGCGTTCGCGGCCGCAATCTCGGGCTCTCGACCCGCACCGCATCCGTGGAATTCGGTCGTCAGGGCGACTACCGCGTACGCCTCGATTACGCCCAACTCCCGACCACGCGCTCGGACACCGGCAGCACCGTGTTCGACGGCGTCGGCAGCACCCAACTGACGCTCCCCGCGAACTGGGTCGGCGCACAAAATACCGCCGGCATGAGCCAGCTGTTGCCCAACCTCGATTCCCTGGAATTGCGCAGCGAGCGCAAGCGCATCGGCGTCGGTCTCGAATACGAACTGGCGCGGGGCTGGGGCATCGACACCCATGTGCGTCACGAGCACAAGGACGGCATCAAGAGTCTGGGTGCAGTCATCGGCAACAGCGGCGGCAATCCGCGGGCAGTGATCCTGCCCGAGCCGATCGACTACGACACCCGCGAGGCCGACGTGACGCTGAGTTATGCCGACGATCATCGGCAACTCGAGTTCAAGTATCTGGTGTCGCTGTTCGACGACGGCAATGCTTCACTGATCTGGCAAAACCCTTACACCGCGATCAATGGCTGGAATGCCGCGGCCGGCTTTCCGACCGGCGAAGGCCAGATGGCGCTGCCGCCCGACAATCAGTTCCACCAGTTCAGCATCACCGGCGGCTATTCGTTTGCCAACGACGTGCGTGCCAGCGGCAACGTGGCGGTCGGCCGCATGACCCAGGACGACCCGTTCCTGCCCTACACCGTGAATCCGGTGCTCGCAGCATCGATCACGCAGCCGCTGCCGCGCGATTCCCTGGATGGCAAGATCGACACCACGGTCGCCAGCCTGCGCATCGGCGGACGTCCGATCACCGCACTGTCCTGGAATGCCTCGGTCAATTTCGATGATCGCGACAACCAGACGCCACGGGACGAGTATGTCTACATCGGCGGCGACTCGACGACCCAGAACGTGTCCGCGACCAGTTCGAACCGACGCTTCAACGAGCCCTACAGCTATCAGTCGACCAAGCTGAAGCTGGACGGCGCCTGGCACGCGGGCCGCACGACGAACGTCAATGCGGCGCTGACGCGCAGCGAGACCGAACGCACCTATTCCGAACGCGAAAGCGCCGACGAAACCGCGTTCAGCATCAACCTGCGCCACGCCGTCGCCGATTGGTTCAGCGGTGCCTTGCGCTTTGAACGTGCCGATCGCAGCGGCTCGACCTACCACGGCAACGAACCGTTCCTGTCGGGCTATGCGCCGGGCTACACCAGCACGGTGCCCGGGCAGTTCGAGAATCCGCCGGGCTTGCGCCGATTCTTCCTCGCCGATCGCGTCCGTGATCGCATCGGCGCGAACCTGAGCTTCACCCCGCATGAGCAATGGAACATCAGTCTCGATGCATCCACGATCGAGGATGACTACGACCAGTCCGAACTGGGCGTGACATCGGCCAGGAACAGCGTCTACACGGTCGACGTCGCCTACGTGCCGTCCGCCACATGGTCGATCTATGCGTTCCATTCGCGCGAGAAGATGGACCTCGACCAGAACGGCGTGTCCATCGGCGGCGGCACCCGCGTCGGCGACGCCGACAACCCGAATCGCGCCTGGTCAGCCTTCCATCGCGATGCCGTGCACTCGAACGGCGCCGGCACCCATTGGACGGTGGTCGACAGGAAGTTCGACGTCGGCGCCGACTACCTGCACCTGAAATCCCGCAACGCGATCTCGCTGACGACCGGCAGCCTGCTTACCTCGGCGCCGCTGCCGATCAATCACACGCACCTGAGTTCGCTCAGCGTCTACGGCAAGTACCACATGAACACGGACTGGGACCTGCAGGCGAGGTTGTGGCAGGAACAGTTCCGCGCCAGCGATTTCGCGCTCGATGGCATCGAGGCGAACCAGCTCGCGAATGTCATCCTGCTCGGCGAACAAAGCCCGAACTACAAGGTCAACGTGGTCACGCTGATGTTCGCCTACCGCTTCTAG
- the feoB gene encoding ferrous iron transport protein B, whose product MNAARATVARQIALVGNPNCGKTAMFNQLTGSRQKVANYAGVTVERKEGRFTTASGQQVRVLDLPGAYSFDATSPDEQITRDVCKGHHPEEPKPDLLVCVADATNLRLHLRFVLEVRQLGQPMLLALNMMDAAARRGIRVDIARLQAELGIPVIATIAVKRNGVDALRSAIDTAPPAAPTVIPALDLHAETRRLMRAAVQLPVQSTAVEDALDRVVLHPVFGLALLATIMFLIFQAVYAWAAPLMEAIDAGTAALAAWVNATLPEGPLASLLADGIIAGLGGVVIFLPQILILFAFILLLEESGYLPRAAFLLDRMMSVAGLSGRSFIPLLSSFACAIPGIMATRSIQDPRDRIATILVAPLMTCSARLPVYALLIGAFIPRQKVGGAFELQGLVLFALYMAGVLSALLVSFVMKKFRRDKGEHALLLELPAYRVPHVRDLAIGLYERGMIFLKRVGGIILALTVLLWFLLSFPAAPADAVGPAIDYSFAGRIGHFMEPVFAPLGFNWQICIALIPGLAAREVAVSSLATVYALSAANDDAAIAQLTGIVANEWSLATALSLLVWYVYAPMCLSTLAVIRRETNGWRHVGIAATYLFGLAYLASLITFQLTAWLA is encoded by the coding sequence ATGAATGCCGCGCGCGCGACGGTCGCTCGGCAGATCGCCCTGGTCGGCAATCCGAACTGCGGCAAGACCGCGATGTTCAACCAGCTCACCGGTAGCCGCCAGAAAGTCGCGAACTATGCCGGCGTAACGGTCGAACGCAAGGAAGGACGCTTCACGACCGCGTCCGGACAGCAGGTGCGCGTGCTTGATCTGCCCGGTGCCTACAGTTTCGATGCGACCAGTCCGGATGAGCAGATCACGCGCGATGTCTGCAAGGGCCATCACCCGGAGGAACCGAAACCGGACCTGCTTGTCTGCGTGGCTGACGCCACCAATCTGCGCCTGCATCTGCGCTTCGTGCTGGAAGTGCGCCAGCTGGGCCAGCCGATGCTGCTGGCATTGAACATGATGGACGCGGCCGCGCGGCGTGGCATCCGCGTCGATATCGCCCGGTTGCAGGCGGAACTCGGCATTCCGGTGATTGCGACGATTGCCGTCAAGCGCAACGGCGTGGATGCATTGCGGAGCGCGATCGATACCGCGCCCCCGGCTGCACCAACGGTCATCCCGGCGCTCGATCTGCACGCGGAAACGCGACGGCTGATGCGCGCCGCGGTGCAATTGCCGGTGCAAAGCACGGCGGTGGAAGACGCGCTGGATCGTGTCGTGCTGCATCCGGTGTTCGGCCTCGCATTGCTGGCGACGATCATGTTCCTGATCTTCCAGGCCGTGTACGCCTGGGCGGCGCCGCTGATGGAAGCGATCGATGCGGGTACCGCGGCGTTGGCGGCCTGGGTCAACGCGACCCTGCCGGAAGGACCACTCGCCAGCCTGCTCGCCGACGGCATCATTGCCGGCCTTGGCGGTGTCGTGATCTTCCTGCCGCAAATCCTGATCCTGTTCGCCTTCATCCTGCTCCTGGAGGAGTCCGGCTATCTGCCGCGTGCGGCATTCCTGCTCGATCGCATGATGTCGGTCGCGGGCCTGTCCGGGCGCTCGTTCATTCCACTGCTGTCCAGTTTCGCCTGCGCGATTCCGGGGATCATGGCGACGCGTTCGATCCAGGATCCGCGCGATCGCATCGCCACAATCCTGGTCGCACCATTGATGACCTGCTCGGCGCGGCTGCCGGTGTACGCACTGCTGATCGGCGCATTCATTCCGCGCCAGAAAGTCGGCGGCGCATTCGAGTTGCAGGGATTGGTGCTGTTCGCGCTGTACATGGCCGGCGTGCTGAGCGCGCTGCTGGTGTCGTTCGTGATGAAGAAATTCCGGCGCGACAAGGGTGAACACGCGCTGTTGCTGGAGTTGCCGGCGTATCGCGTGCCGCACGTGCGCGACCTCGCGATCGGCCTGTACGAGCGCGGCATGATTTTCCTCAAGCGGGTCGGCGGCATCATCCTGGCGCTGACGGTGTTGCTGTGGTTCCTGCTGTCGTTTCCGGCTGCGCCGGCGGATGCCGTCGGGCCGGCGATCGATTACAGCTTCGCCGGTCGCATCGGTCATTTCATGGAGCCGGTGTTCGCGCCGCTCGGGTTCAACTGGCAGATCTGCATCGCGCTGATCCCGGGCCTGGCCGCGCGCGAGGTGGCGGTGTCGTCCCTCGCGACGGTCTACGCGCTGTCGGCGGCCAACGACGATGCGGCGATCGCGCAATTGACCGGCATCGTCGCGAACGAGTGGTCGCTGGCGACGGCGCTGTCACTGCTGGTCTGGTACGTGTACGCGCCGATGTGCCTGAGCACCCTGGCAGTGATCCGTCGCGAAACCAATGGCTGGAGGCACGTCGGCATCGCCGCCACCTATCTGTTCGGGCTCGCGTATCTCGCGTCGCTGATCACCTTCCAGTTGACGGCATGGCTGGCATGA
- a CDS encoding ferrous iron transport protein A, translating into MKLSELPRGGGGIVIDVEPNGPNDAIARRLRDLGFVSGEAVSVLAFGPVGSEPILVRIGDARFALRRAEAARVRLQDQTP; encoded by the coding sequence GTGAAACTGTCGGAATTGCCGCGCGGCGGCGGTGGCATCGTGATCGACGTGGAACCCAATGGACCGAATGACGCGATTGCGCGGCGCCTGCGCGATCTCGGCTTCGTTTCCGGCGAGGCGGTCAGCGTGCTGGCGTTCGGGCCGGTCGGGTCGGAACCGATCCTGGTGCGCATTGGCGACGCCCGCTTCGCGTTGCGGCGTGCCGAAGCGGCCCGCGTGCGCCTGCAGGATCAGACCCCATGA
- a CDS encoding enoyl-CoA hydratase/isomerase family protein, whose product MTSSIRIERRGATADLVIDRAPVHNAFDDALIAELTAALKQLDGDDSVRAVVLTGAGNTFSAGADLNWMRRMAQATADENRDDALKLAELMRTLNYLGKPTVARVNGSAYGGGVGLIACCDHAIGVPEAKFSLSEVKLGLVPAVISPYVVAAIGLRHARRLFVSGEVFDADYALRAGLIHDLVPASELDAAVERALHFLGKGGPVAQREAKQLALRQAGMTPEWQLARDRDNADLIARLRVSAEGQEGLTSFLDKRPPRWVG is encoded by the coding sequence ATGACCTCGTCCATACGCATCGAACGCCGTGGCGCGACGGCTGATCTGGTCATCGACCGTGCGCCGGTCCACAACGCCTTCGACGATGCCCTGATCGCCGAACTCACGGCCGCGTTGAAGCAGCTCGATGGCGACGACAGCGTGCGCGCCGTGGTCCTGACCGGCGCCGGCAACACCTTTTCCGCCGGAGCCGACCTGAACTGGATGCGGCGCATGGCCCAGGCCACGGCTGACGAAAATCGCGACGATGCCCTCAAGCTGGCGGAATTGATGCGCACGCTCAACTATCTCGGGAAACCGACGGTGGCGCGCGTCAACGGCTCGGCCTATGGCGGCGGAGTCGGTTTGATCGCCTGCTGCGACCATGCGATCGGCGTCCCGGAAGCCAAATTTTCGCTGTCGGAAGTGAAGCTCGGCCTGGTGCCGGCAGTGATCTCGCCGTATGTCGTCGCGGCGATCGGACTGCGCCACGCTCGCCGCTTGTTCGTCAGCGGCGAAGTCTTCGATGCCGACTATGCGCTGCGCGCCGGCCTGATCCACGACCTCGTGCCCGCGAGCGAGCTCGATGCCGCGGTCGAGCGCGCCCTGCACTTCCTCGGCAAGGGCGGACCGGTCGCGCAACGCGAAGCCAAGCAACTCGCGCTGCGCCAGGCCGGCATGACCCCCGAATGGCAACTGGCCCGCGACCGCGACAACGCCGATCTCATCGCCCGCCTGCGCGTCTCCGCCGAGGGACAGGAAGGACTCACCTCATTCCTCGACAAGCGCCCGCCGCGGTGGGTGGGTTGA
- a CDS encoding acetyl/propionyl/methylcrotonyl-CoA carboxylase subunit alpha translates to MFRKVLIANRGEIACRVIRTCRRLGIATVAVYSDADANAQHVIQADEAVHIGGSRPAESYLRGDVILDAAKRTGAEAIHPGYGFLSENADFAEAVEATGLVFIGPGAASMRKMGSKAGAKNLMQDHGVPVVPGYTGENQDAALLQREADRIGYPLMIKAAHGGGGKGMRIVRASSEFAANLESCQREAKNAFGRDRVLLERYVETPRHIEIQIFGDAHGEVIHLNERECSAQRRYQKVIEESPSPFLTPALRAQMGAAAVAAGKAIDYRNAGTVEFIVGPRGDFYFMEINTRLQVEHPVTELVTGLDLVEWQLRIAAGDPLPLRQDQVTTRGHAIEVRLYAEDPEHGFLPGSGRITRLALPQPDARVRIDGGVIEGDTVSIFYDPMIAKMIVHDIDRPAALRRLAEALAQCDVLGPKSNIDFLEQLIRHPAVANATIDTGYLDRHLDEVLATPTELPEPAMIAAACAELLAEEAAAIDAARASADPHSPWARADAWRLGHVGKRVVRFEWRGQRFVLVAHGSNGRYALDIEGRHVEVEHALHDGEWLSARLGDRALRVRVRRSGDDWLAFVDGRRYRLHPSSPFAFEAGVTHGADAIKAPMPGRIIAVKVALDATVEANQELVIMEAMKMEITLRAPHAGKVVDLRATPGDFVEADVLLAKVEAA, encoded by the coding sequence GTGTTCCGCAAAGTCCTGATCGCCAACCGCGGCGAAATCGCCTGTCGCGTGATTCGCACTTGCCGTCGACTCGGCATCGCCACCGTCGCCGTCTATTCCGATGCCGACGCGAACGCGCAGCACGTGATCCAGGCCGACGAAGCCGTGCATATCGGCGGTTCGCGCCCGGCCGAGAGTTATCTGCGCGGCGACGTGATCCTCGACGCTGCGAAACGCACGGGCGCAGAAGCGATCCATCCCGGTTACGGCTTTCTGTCGGAGAATGCCGATTTCGCCGAAGCGGTCGAAGCCACCGGTCTCGTGTTCATCGGCCCCGGCGCGGCCTCGATGCGCAAGATGGGCTCCAAGGCCGGCGCCAAGAACCTGATGCAGGACCACGGCGTGCCGGTGGTCCCTGGCTACACCGGTGAGAACCAGGATGCGGCGCTGCTGCAACGCGAAGCCGACCGCATCGGTTATCCGCTGATGATCAAGGCCGCGCACGGCGGCGGCGGCAAGGGCATGCGCATCGTGCGTGCATCAAGCGAATTCGCCGCGAATCTCGAGAGCTGCCAGCGCGAGGCCAAGAATGCCTTCGGCCGCGATCGCGTGCTGCTCGAACGCTATGTCGAAACCCCGCGCCACATCGAGATCCAGATCTTCGGCGATGCGCACGGCGAGGTGATCCACCTCAACGAACGCGAATGTTCGGCGCAGCGTCGTTACCAGAAGGTCATCGAGGAATCGCCTTCGCCCTTCCTGACGCCGGCACTGCGCGCGCAAATGGGTGCCGCCGCAGTCGCCGCCGGCAAGGCCATCGACTATCGCAATGCCGGAACGGTCGAGTTCATCGTCGGTCCGCGCGGCGATTTCTACTTCATGGAAATCAACACCCGCCTGCAGGTCGAGCATCCGGTGACCGAACTCGTGACCGGGCTCGACCTGGTCGAGTGGCAGCTGCGGATCGCGGCAGGCGATCCATTGCCGCTGCGCCAGGATCAAGTCACCACGCGCGGCCATGCCATCGAGGTGCGGCTGTATGCCGAAGACCCGGAACACGGCTTCCTGCCCGGCTCCGGTCGCATCACACGCCTCGCGCTGCCGCAGCCGGATGCCCGAGTACGCATCGACGGCGGCGTGATCGAAGGCGACACCGTCTCGATCTTCTACGACCCGATGATCGCCAAGATGATCGTGCACGACATCGATCGCCCGGCCGCATTGCGCCGCCTCGCCGAAGCGCTCGCGCAGTGTGACGTGCTCGGCCCGAAGTCGAACATCGACTTCCTCGAACAACTGATCCGCCACCCGGCAGTCGCGAACGCGACCATCGACACCGGTTACCTCGATCGTCATCTCGACGAGGTGCTGGCGACGCCGACCGAATTGCCCGAGCCCGCGATGATTGCGGCGGCGTGCGCCGAACTGCTGGCCGAGGAAGCCGCAGCCATTGATGCAGCCCGCGCGAGCGCCGATCCGCACAGCCCATGGGCGCGCGCCGACGCCTGGCGCCTCGGCCATGTCGGCAAGCGCGTGGTGCGTTTCGAATGGCGCGGCCAGCGCTTCGTCCTCGTGGCACACGGATCGAACGGGCGATACGCGCTCGATATCGAGGGCCGCCATGTCGAGGTCGAACACGCGCTGCACGACGGCGAATGGCTGAGCGCGCGCCTCGGTGATCGCGCACTGCGCGTGCGCGTGCGTCGATCCGGAGACGACTGGCTGGCCTTCGTCGACGGTCGCCGCTACCGATTGCACCCGAGCAGCCCGTTCGCGTTCGAAGCCGGTGTGACGCATGGCGCCGACGCGATCAAGGCACCGATGCCGGGCCGCATCATCGCGGTCAAGGTCGCGCTCGACGCGACAGTCGAGGCGAACCAGGAGCTCGTCATCATGGAAGCCATGAAGATGGAGATCACGCTGCGCGCGCCGCATGCCGGCAAGGTCGTCGACCTGCGCGCTACGCCTGGCGATTTCGTCGAAGCCGATGTCCTGCTCGCCAAGGTGGAGGCCGCATGA
- a CDS encoding hydroxymethylglutaryl-CoA lyase, with protein MSPPVSHDSVRIVEVGPRDGLQNEKTIVPAATKITLIDRLSAAGHRSVEATSFVSPKWIPQLADAAEVYAGIQKHEGVDYPVLVPNLQGYERALAVGVREVAVFTAASEAFNRRNINASIDESIERFAPILERAHNDGVKVRGYVSTVLGCPYQGDVDLRDVVRVAKRIHALGCYEVSLGDTIGIGTPAKARAMLRAVADAVPMGALAVHFHDTRGQALANVFACVEAGVRVVDASVAGLGGCPYANGATGNVASEDVVYLLHGMGFATGIDLDALVAAGQWISAELGRDNGSKLGRALAPAAACA; from the coding sequence ATGAGTCCGCCTGTGAGCCATGACAGCGTCCGCATCGTCGAAGTCGGGCCGCGCGACGGCCTGCAGAACGAGAAGACCATCGTCCCGGCCGCGACCAAGATCACGCTGATCGACCGTCTCTCCGCCGCCGGTCACCGCAGCGTCGAAGCCACGAGTTTCGTCAGCCCGAAGTGGATCCCGCAGCTGGCCGATGCCGCGGAAGTCTATGCCGGTATCCAGAAACACGAAGGCGTCGACTACCCGGTGCTGGTGCCGAACCTGCAGGGCTACGAGCGCGCGCTTGCGGTCGGCGTGCGTGAAGTTGCGGTGTTCACGGCGGCGTCAGAGGCGTTCAACCGCCGGAACATCAACGCCAGCATCGACGAATCGATCGAACGCTTCGCGCCCATCCTCGAACGCGCGCACAACGACGGCGTCAAGGTGCGTGGCTATGTCTCGACCGTGCTCGGCTGCCCGTATCAGGGTGACGTCGACCTGCGCGACGTGGTGCGCGTCGCCAAACGCATCCACGCACTCGGCTGCTACGAAGTCTCGCTCGGCGACACCATCGGCATCGGCACGCCAGCCAAGGCGCGCGCGATGTTGCGCGCGGTCGCCGACGCGGTGCCGATGGGCGCGCTCGCCGTGCATTTCCACGATACCCGCGGTCAGGCGCTGGCCAACGTGTTCGCCTGCGTCGAAGCCGGCGTCCGCGTCGTCGACGCCTCGGTCGCCGGCCTCGGCGGCTGCCCCTACGCGAACGGCGCGACCGGCAACGTCGCCAGCGAAGACGTGGTCTACCTGCTGCACGGCATGGGCTTCGCGACCGGCATCGACCTCGACGCACTCGTCGCCGCCGGGCAATGGATCAGCGCCGAACTCGGCCGCGACAACGGTTCGAAACTCGGGCGCGCATTGGCGCCTGCTGCCGCGTGCGCATGA
- a CDS encoding tetratricopeptide repeat protein, whose amino-acid sequence MTANLLARAHAAFAATDYATALREVERVLAHEPGQLQALSIKANAAIKLDDADALLEALQALHALRPDDAAIRRNLATTLNRRGNRALESGQFARAESEWRAALAVFPAHREARFNLAGSLRRAGDAQAALPIYEALDREAPEPAVSLGIADCLSDAGRDDDAAARLRATRITDDLRDSAISIATRCGAIDVADRLLASVESTEARVAAIVGAQRDAMVHRRSAEPLLARCTDPARLGERSPELQIALTRAMALPDTLLDAGELDQVRTAFAQGLQDLTRHYDEPRLLRCEPRVAQVVWSNFLLAYHGRDDRELQSHFGDWLHLATSVLGRQLKPLDERRRPGRKRVGLVSANWYYCTVGSYFGRWIDLLAGMDLDLHLVQFGPREDGQTKEFATRAPTFHLLGPHVDDFIAQVRALDLDLVIFPELGMDQRLFAAAAAGLGRQQWMAWGHPVTSGLPRVSHYLTCGDMEPAQAPSAYRETLLPLPGLGTRFALPPKPALRTRYELGLPEGRLAVVPQSIFKVLPDNDPIYARLLDGDGTLRLAFFGADLTADAARFRARLSRAVGAAAAKRLHFLPELSRTRFLETIASCDLMIDTLGWSGGNSALDALRAGLPIVTCAGEFMRGRQCATMLRLLGIEGAQADSPEELAELALQRIGDGDFRADFRDRVDRGLNDLVDHPDCDRALMTHIENALGA is encoded by the coding sequence ATGACGGCGAACCTGCTGGCGCGCGCCCATGCCGCCTTTGCCGCGACCGACTATGCGACGGCACTGCGCGAGGTCGAACGGGTGCTCGCGCACGAACCCGGTCAGTTGCAGGCGCTGTCGATCAAGGCCAATGCCGCGATCAAGCTGGACGATGCCGACGCCCTGCTGGAAGCCCTGCAAGCCCTGCACGCCTTGCGACCCGATGACGCGGCGATCCGTCGCAACCTCGCGACGACCCTGAACCGGCGCGGCAATCGCGCATTGGAATCCGGCCAGTTCGCGAGGGCGGAGAGCGAGTGGCGCGCGGCCTTGGCGGTATTCCCTGCGCATCGCGAAGCCCGCTTCAACCTGGCCGGTTCGCTGCGCCGGGCGGGCGACGCGCAGGCGGCGCTTCCGATCTACGAAGCCCTGGATCGCGAAGCCCCGGAGCCAGCCGTCTCTCTCGGGATCGCCGATTGCCTGAGCGACGCCGGGCGTGACGACGACGCAGCCGCACGATTGCGCGCAACCCGCATCACCGACGATCTGCGCGATTCGGCCATCAGCATCGCCACGCGCTGTGGCGCGATCGATGTCGCCGACCGTCTTCTCGCCAGCGTCGAATCGACCGAAGCGCGAGTCGCAGCCATCGTCGGCGCCCAGCGAGACGCGATGGTGCATCGCCGCAGTGCCGAGCCGCTGTTGGCCCGCTGCACCGACCCGGCCCGCTTGGGCGAGCGGTCGCCGGAGCTGCAGATCGCGCTGACCCGAGCGATGGCGCTGCCCGACACCCTGCTCGATGCCGGCGAACTCGACCAGGTACGCACCGCATTTGCCCAAGGCTTGCAGGACCTGACCCGTCACTACGACGAACCCCGTCTCTTGCGCTGCGAACCGCGGGTCGCACAGGTGGTATGGAGCAACTTCCTGCTCGCCTATCACGGCCGCGACGACCGCGAACTCCAGAGCCACTTCGGCGACTGGCTGCATCTCGCGACCTCGGTGTTGGGTCGCCAACTGAAACCGCTCGACGAACGCCGCCGCCCCGGCCGCAAGCGCGTCGGGCTGGTATCGGCGAACTGGTACTACTGCACGGTCGGTTCCTATTTCGGGCGCTGGATCGACTTGCTCGCCGGCATGGACCTGGACCTGCATCTGGTGCAATTCGGTCCGCGCGAGGACGGACAGACGAAGGAATTCGCGACGCGCGCGCCCACCTTCCATCTGCTCGGCCCACACGTCGACGATTTCATTGCGCAGGTGCGGGCGCTCGACCTGGACCTGGTGATCTTCCCCGAGCTCGGCATGGACCAGCGCCTGTTCGCGGCCGCGGCCGCAGGCCTGGGTCGCCAGCAATGGATGGCCTGGGGACATCCGGTGACGTCCGGGCTGCCGCGCGTCTCGCATTACCTCACCTGCGGCGACATGGAACCCGCACAGGCGCCGTCCGCGTATCGCGAGACCCTGCTGCCGTTGCCCGGTCTCGGCACCCGTTTCGCGTTGCCGCCGAAGCCGGCGCTGCGGACACGATACGAACTCGGCTTGCCCGAGGGCCGTTTGGCGGTGGTCCCGCAATCGATCTTCAAGGTGTTGCCGGACAACGATCCGATCTACGCGCGACTGCTCGATGGCGATGGCACGTTGCGCCTCGCCTTCTTCGGCGCCGATCTGACCGCGGATGCCGCACGGTTTCGCGCGCGCCTGAGTCGTGCCGTGGGCGCCGCTGCGGCGAAGCGTCTGCATTTCCTGCCGGAACTGTCCCGGACCCGCTTCCTCGAAACGATCGCCAGCTGCGATCTGATGATCGATACCCTGGGCTGGTCAGGCGGAAACTCGGCGCTGGACGCCCTGCGTGCCGGCCTGCCGATCGTGACCTGTGCCGGCGAATTCATGCGTGGCCGCCAATGCGCCACGATGCTGCGCCTGCTCGGCATTGAAGGCGCGCAGGCCGACTCGCCCGAGGAACTGGCCGAACTCGCGTTGCAGCGCATCGGCGACGGCGACTTCCGCGCCGACTTCCGCGACCGTGTCGATCGCGGCCTGAACGACCTCGTCGACCATCCGGACTGCGATCGCGCACTGATGACACATATTGAAAACGCCCTGGGGGCGTAG